Proteins encoded by one window of Desulfovibrio ferrophilus:
- a CDS encoding HPr family phosphocarrier protein, whose protein sequence is MIDQGTAPGKALSAEVRVGNELGLHARPAAKLAQEAQRFDCDIFLVSGDQEVDAKSILDILTLAAQQGGRMQIRASGDDASEALEALTGLFKSRFGEG, encoded by the coding sequence GTGATCGACCAGGGGACTGCCCCAGGCAAAGCATTGAGTGCCGAGGTTCGCGTCGGCAATGAGCTTGGGCTGCATGCGCGCCCGGCTGCCAAACTGGCTCAGGAAGCGCAGCGTTTCGACTGTGATATCTTTCTGGTGTCCGGCGATCAGGAAGTGGATGCCAAGAGCATCCTGGATATCCTGACTCTGGCGGCCCAGCAGGGAGGGCGGATGCAGATTCGTGCAAGTGGAGATGATGCCAGTGAGGCGTTAGAAGCTCTGACCGGCCTGTTCAAGAGCCGGTTTGGTGAGGGGTAG
- a CDS encoding PTS system mannose/fructose/sorbose family transporter subunit IID: protein MSAESGPHAWKRHPTASTVFPTARILFMCLMRTWLVGAGISTRGMQNLGLAYAMDPGLMAIYGGGERLRQARQRYAQHYNTHPFWTPLLVGVFLGMEKKISKGILTVDLYESVRGTTIYTLSAIGDSFFGGSVLVLWSLTTACLFLSGHGFAAIVLGVTCFAALVLFKCWTFWFGFREGLNILHRLGRWNLINWGQRFKLLNAGLLVAVWVLAWPGPIVWYEWIPAVILFGSAAALILSTGLSREILMAGALAVYLGLPWLKQLVWSLF from the coding sequence TTGAGCGCTGAGAGTGGACCACATGCATGGAAGCGCCACCCGACAGCTTCCACCGTGTTTCCCACCGCCCGAATACTGTTCATGTGCCTGATGCGCACGTGGCTGGTGGGCGCGGGGATCAGCACGCGTGGCATGCAGAACCTGGGGTTGGCCTACGCCATGGACCCGGGCCTGATGGCGATCTATGGTGGTGGGGAACGGCTGCGTCAGGCCCGCCAGCGTTACGCTCAGCATTACAATACCCATCCATTCTGGACGCCGCTGCTTGTGGGTGTTTTTCTTGGCATGGAAAAGAAGATTTCCAAGGGGATTCTGACCGTCGACTTGTACGAAAGCGTGCGCGGGACGACTATTTACACCTTGTCCGCCATCGGTGATTCGTTTTTCGGGGGCAGCGTTCTGGTCCTCTGGTCACTGACTACGGCCTGTCTGTTTCTGTCCGGGCACGGTTTTGCCGCCATTGTCTTGGGAGTGACCTGTTTTGCGGCTCTGGTTCTGTTCAAGTGTTGGACGTTCTGGTTCGGATTCAGGGAAGGACTTAATATTTTGCACCGGCTCGGGCGTTGGAACCTCATCAATTGGGGGCAGCGGTTCAAGCTGTTGAATGCGGGGCTTTTGGTGGCGGTGTGGGTGCTGGCCTGGCCTGGCCCCATTGTGTGGTATGAGTGGATTCCGGCGGTAATTCTGTTTGGAAGCGCAGCCGCACTCATATTGAGTACGGGGTTGTCCCGGGAGATTCTGATGGCCGGAGCACTGGCCGTCTACCTTGGGCTGCCTTGGTTGAAGCAACTTGTCTGGTCGTTGTTCTGA